In Candidatus Babeliales bacterium, the following proteins share a genomic window:
- the rplX gene encoding 50S ribosomal protein L24 produces the protein MMRVKEKDTVVILGGKDDGKKGKVIEILPKKDKVKVKDLGVITKHAKPRKQGDTGGIKQQEAYFHVSKVMPVCTACHKAVRVNVKTMEDGTRVRTCNKCKEAF, from the coding sequence ATGATGCGTGTTAAAGAAAAAGATACCGTCGTTATTCTTGGCGGTAAAGACGATGGTAAAAAGGGTAAAGTAATTGAAATTTTACCTAAAAAAGATAAAGTAAAGGTTAAGGATCTTGGTGTTATAACCAAGCATGCTAAACCAAGAAAACAAGGTGACACTGGTGGCATTAAGCAGCAGGAAGCCTATTTTCATGTATCAAAGGTAATGCCTGTTTGCACAGCCTGCCATAAAGCAGTTCGAGTCAATGTCAAAACAATGGAAGATGGAACAAGAGTTCGCACTTGCAATAAATGCAAAGAAGCATTTTAG
- the rpsH gene encoding 30S ribosomal protein S8, with the protein MSIDSIGDFLTIIRNGIALGKPFVVAPSSNIKMNVAQVLQNEGFIRSFEIFDQDAAQKKIKIILKYVDGESVIHEITRRSRPARRYYVNSSNIKPIIGKFGISILTTNKGIMTDKQAKALSVGGEVICSVW; encoded by the coding sequence ATGTCTATAGATTCAATTGGTGATTTTTTGACGATTATTCGCAACGGAATTGCTCTAGGTAAGCCGTTTGTGGTTGCACCATCCTCGAATATTAAGATGAACGTTGCCCAAGTTTTGCAGAATGAAGGTTTCATCAGATCTTTTGAAATATTCGATCAAGATGCTGCTCAAAAAAAGATAAAAATTATTTTAAAGTATGTTGATGGCGAATCGGTTATTCATGAAATTACGAGAAGAAGCAGACCAGCGCGTCGCTATTACGTAAATTCAAGCAATATTAAACCGATTATCGGAAAATTTGGCATCTCAATCCTCACCACCAATAAAGGGATAATGACTGATAAACAAGCAAAAGCATTATCAGTAGGCGGGGAAGTTATCTGCTCTGTTTGGTAG
- a CDS encoding type Z 30S ribosomal protein S14, with the protein MARKAMIEKSEKTPKFATRQRNRCKLCGRPRAFMRIFSMCRMCFRKLALDGVLPGVKKASW; encoded by the coding sequence ATGGCTCGTAAAGCGATGATTGAAAAATCAGAAAAAACACCAAAGTTTGCAACAAGACAGCGCAATCGCTGCAAATTGTGTGGCCGACCACGCGCGTTCATGAGAATTTTCAGCATGTGTCGTATGTGTTTTAGAAAATTGGCGTTGGATGGCGTGCTTCCAGGTGTCAAAAAGGCAAGTTGGTAA
- the rplE gene encoding 50S ribosomal protein L5 has translation MATARLKESYNKNIRPQLQKDLGLSNIMEVPKVNKIVINVGAKEAVSDSKVLKVIGDLIQEISGQKPVRTLARTSIAGFKIREGMPLGVMVTLRGDVMYSFLDRLINLALPKVKDFQGVTPKLDGRGNYNLGIKDATSIFPEVESGVDTKAVGLNVTIQTTATSDEHGYALLKAFGMPFRQTNAK, from the coding sequence ATGGCCACAGCTCGTTTAAAAGAGTCATATAATAAAAATATACGTCCTCAGCTTCAGAAAGACCTTGGACTTTCAAATATTATGGAAGTTCCAAAGGTTAATAAAATAGTTATTAACGTTGGGGCAAAAGAAGCAGTCTCCGATAGCAAAGTTCTAAAAGTAATTGGCGATTTGATTCAAGAAATATCGGGCCAAAAACCTGTTAGAACACTTGCACGAACATCAATCGCGGGTTTTAAGATTCGTGAAGGAATGCCGCTTGGTGTTATGGTGACGCTTCGTGGTGATGTAATGTATAGCTTTCTTGATCGTTTGATTAATTTGGCTTTACCAAAAGTTAAAGACTTTCAAGGAGTTACGCCGAAACTTGATGGCAGAGGTAACTATAACCTCGGCATTAAGGACGCGACGAGCATTTTTCCTGAAGTCGAAAGTGGCGTTGATACCAAAGCTGTTGGGCTCAATGTAACTATTCAGACAACAGCAACATCTGATGAGCACGGATACGCTTTACTAAAAGCGTTTGGTATGCCGTTCCGTCAAACAAATGCGAAATGA
- the rplF gene encoding 50S ribosomal protein L6: protein MSKIGRKPISLEGVSVEIKGNVVDYKGKKSSGSHKLPEALKAEIADKFLTITCKQLTRENKMLWGMHRAILANEIKGSAEGFKQEINITGLGFKAAVSGKNIVFSLGYSHKINFVVPEGVNVTADKTGQLVTVEGPDKELVGLVSSQIRALRPPEPYKGTGIKLAGEVIIRKAGKTKAA, encoded by the coding sequence ATGTCTAAGATTGGAAGAAAACCGATATCACTCGAAGGCGTTTCTGTCGAAATTAAAGGAAACGTTGTCGATTACAAAGGTAAAAAATCATCAGGCTCACATAAGCTGCCAGAAGCATTGAAAGCGGAAATTGCCGACAAGTTTTTAACCATTACTTGCAAGCAGCTGACCCGCGAAAACAAAATGCTTTGGGGCATGCATCGTGCGATTTTGGCTAACGAAATTAAAGGCAGTGCCGAAGGTTTCAAGCAAGAAATTAATATTACAGGGTTGGGTTTTAAGGCGGCAGTCTCAGGGAAAAACATTGTTTTCTCCCTTGGGTATAGCCATAAAATAAATTTTGTTGTTCCTGAAGGTGTTAACGTAACAGCAGATAAAACAGGTCAGTTGGTTACTGTTGAAGGCCCAGATAAGGAGCTTGTTGGCTTAGTGAGCAGTCAGATTCGCGCATTGAGACCACCTGAGCCGTACAAGGGAACAGGTATTAAGTTGGCTGGTGAAGTTATTATTCGTAAAGCTGGCAAGACAAAAGCTGCATAA